The following nucleotide sequence is from Sphaeramia orbicularis chromosome 24, fSphaOr1.1, whole genome shotgun sequence.
gtgagaaatcatgtTTAATTGACCTTGTTATGGCAAACAACACTGGGCCTATTTTCTCCTTTTACCTCCCAGTCATCATAATGTTATGTATCTACTTTAAGATTTTCCTTGTTGCACAGAGACAGGCACGCAGCATCCAGAACACAAAGTCTGGAGCTACTGTCAGTAAGATGGAGAGAAAAGCAACTAAGACTTTGGCTATTGTCTTAGGAGTTTTTCTTCTATGCTGGACCCCTTTTTTTCTGGGTAAACACTCAGTACCAGTTCCTGCCTTAGAAACACTAAACTGGCTCACGCTGTCCAACTCACTGTTCAATCCATTTATTTATGCTTTCTTTTACAGCTGGTTCAGATCTGCTTTCAGAATGATAATCTCTGGAAAAATATTTCAAGGGGATTTTGCGAACTCTAAACTGAATTGATCtgcttgcctttttttttttttttaattaaagttacCATGTAAGCACCACTATTACAATAAAGGTTGATGCAGTAAAAGTCAATGTGTAGCAATATTTCTTGAGAACTGCGCACGGTAGTTTAAGCACAGTGTTCATACTTTCTTTGATGGTTACATAGAAGGAACAATGTAATgaaatgttttatgtttaattttaaaaaactaaacaatgaaTAATATGATAAATATAACTAATACAATGAAATGATAAAACCATAACGGGTTTCTGCTGTAGGCATTGTTCTTGGTCTGTATTACGGTGTAAGGGAACTTGTCCTAACACATTTTTACACTGTTGCCcgtaaagttgaaataattttattttcatacacattcatctttttatttctctttatacAAATCAATAATAATCTTTgatcaggtacaatgattacacattgaatcccagttacactttatctatcaagaatagaTTACATTGCAAGTAAGTAAGGAAAgtttatatatatagtattattattatatattttataaagTGGTTTTCACAGCCAAAAATCACTGTGCTGTACATTAAATGGatacaataaaacaacataagaataatttcataaaatcaataaaaaggataaatccgtcaaccaaaagctttcctaaataaaaatgccttgagctgctttttaaaagagtccacagagtcgaccacacagagggacaggggcaggtcattccagagtctgggggctacAGTCTGAAAGGACAGACCTGCTTGGGTTTTAAAATTAGTCTTTGGGACCTTCAGGAGGCTCTGGCCTGAGGACCTAAGGGTGCACCCTGAGGAGTAGGGGCACAACAAGTCAGCAATATAATGGGGGGCCAGACCATGCAGTGCCCAGAAAGTCAggactaaaattttaaaatcaatacaaGATTTGATTGTCAAAGTCATTTCATGagatgagaagaggtaaaaatattttattccaactttatgggccacAGTGTATGATGAAATGTAAACAAAAGTTGATATTTTAACCACCtacacttacaaaaaaaaaaaaaaaaaactttcaaaaagTGCATTTTGaaagaataataaatacattttatatatatatatatagtatacatctatacacacacacacgtatatatatatatatatatatatatatatatatatatatgtatatatacacacacacatatatatatatatatatatatatatatatatatatatatatatatatatatatatataaatgatctTCAATGATACTTATATGTTTAGTGTTAATAAGTTTGTATgtgccctgcaatgaactgacgacatgtccagggtgtaccccgccttcgcccttaagtagttaggataggctccaagcgacccccgtgaccccagtgaggataaatcgggttcagataatgaatgaatgaatgaagtttatatgtacagtacaggccaaaagtttggacacaccttctcattctttgcattttctttattttcatgactatttacactgtagattctcactgaaggcatcacaactatgaatgaacacatgtggaattatgtacttaacaaaaaagtgtgaaataactgaaaacatctcttatattctagtttcttcaaagtagctacctttagctctgatgactgttttgcacactcttggcattctcttgatgagcttcaagaggtagtcacctgaaatggtttcctaacagtcttgaagaagttcccagaaatgcttagcacttgttggcccttttgccttcactctgcggtccagctcaccccaaaccatctcgattgggttcaggtccggtgactgtggaggccaggtcatctggcgcagcactccatcactctccttcttggtcaaatatccctcacacagcctggaggtgtgtttggggtcactgtcctgttgaaacataaatgatggtccaactaaacgcaaaccggatggaatggcatgtcacttcaggatgctgtggtagccatgctgattcaggttgccttcaatcttgaataaatccccaacagcgtcaccagcaaagcacccccacaccatcacacctccccctccatgcttcacggtgggaaccaggcatgtagcatccatctgttcaccttttctgcgtcgcacaaagacacggcggttggatccaaagatctcaaatttggactcatcagaccaaagcacagatttccactggtctaatgtccattccttgggtttcttggcccaaataaatctcttctgtttgttgcctctcctgagcagtggtttcctagcagctatttgaccatgaaggcctgattcacacagtctcctcttaacagttgttgtagagatgtgtctgctgctagagctctgtgtggtattcatctggtctctaatctgagctgctgttaatttgcgatttctgaggctggtgactcagatgaacttatcttcagcatcagaggtgactcttggtcttcctctcctggggcggtcctcatgtgagccagtttcgttggagcgcttgatggtttttgcgactgcgcttggggacacattcaaagtttttgaaattttctagactgactgaccttcatttcttaaagtaatgatggccactcgtttgtctttacttagctgattggttctcgccataatatgcattctaacagttgtccaatagggctgtcagctgtgcatcaacctgacttctgcacaacacaactgatggtcccaaccccatcaataaggcaagaaattccactaagtaaccctgacaaggcacagctatgaagtgaaaaccatttcaggtgactatctCTCATCAACTActagctcatcaagagaatgccaagggtgtgcaaggcagtcatcagagctaagggtggctactttgaagaaactagaatataagagatgttttcagttatttcacacttttttgttaagtacataattccatgtgttcattcatagttttgatgccttcagtgagaatctacaatgtaaatagtcatgaaaataaagaaaatgcgaagaatgagaaggtgtgtccaaacttttggcctgtactgtatataagataagataagactttattgatcccaccatggggaaatttcacagttgacaacagcaacatacaacacaccagtgagaaatttggtatttatttatatatttatataaatagagaattagaatgtttaattctaattAAACATTCTTAAGATTTTAAATTCAAATGGTATTTAcgttatttacattgtggttgcacatgtacCTGGTGTGACATATGGGTGGGGGGAGGGATACTGTGAACTGTTgtatagtctgatggctgtggggaggaatgacctgcggAAGCGTTCCTTCTTGCACAGGGGATGTGAAAGTCTTGCGCGGAAGGAGCTGCTCAGGacctctacagtgtggtgcagggggtggtaggggttatccatgatggatgtcagctttgcCAACATCCGTCTGTCCGCCACCTCCTCGATGGAGTCCAGTGGGCAGCCTAAGACAGAGGAAAGCACTCTATCAGTTTATTGagtctcttcctgtctctgtccTAACTGTCCGCTCCCCAGCACATGGTGGCAAAGTAGACTGCAGAGGCCACCACAGTGTCATAGAAAGTCTGGAGGAGAGCCCCACTCATTCCGAGGGACCTCAGTCTCCTCAGCAGGTGGAGGCGACTCTGGCCCTTCTTGAACAGGGTGTCTGTGTTGTTTGTCCAATCCAATTTATTGGtgaggtgaacacccaggtacttaaCAGAGTCCACAATCTCAGTGTCCAAGCCCCGGATGTGTGTGTTGTGAGGGTGAGCTGCAGAAGCCAATCACAATCTCCTTCATTTTCCCGGTGTTCAGGAGCACGTGGTTTCACtcacaccagtccacaaagtctgtgatGACCCCCCTGTATTCCTGTTTGTTCCCTTCAGacatacaaccaacaatggcATTGTCATCAGAGAACTTCTGCAGGTGACAGTGTGTGGTGCTATATGTGAAGTCTGATGTGTATAACGTGAAGAGTAACGGTGAGAGCACTTTGCCCTGGGGGCCCCCGTGCTGCAGACTACCACATCTGACACACAGTTGTGTCAGAAGTGGTAGTTTTCAAGcaatcatgtaaacagcataatctgatatgctttatcacaTTTAATACAGGAgcaatctgattatgagaaatcagattaacacacctggatgtcTCCCCAAGTGTCCTCctgcatgtatacctgttaatctgactcatttcattcttttccatctgtgcatgtgtaaaaacaattaaatcataGAAAAGGGAAGCGGCACAGTCAAACATGAGTGGACttacaataacaggaagtttgactctaaaaaaaatctgataattgaCTGAAATGTCTAACAGAGTTTTTGATTAACACATTACTGAAGTGCACGTACATGtaagatctgattattacaaataTCTGATTAGGcctactcccagttattggatttttatggtatGTTTTTGGTGTGATTTTTAAGATGTGCCCAGTATTTCTTTTGTAtggcctgtagaagccaataacgtaataatgacccataacataataacgacccataacgtaataaatttgccatttttaaaatgtaagaggccaataacataataactggccaataacgtaataaaagtcctgaaccgataatgtaataacttttggccaataatgtaataagttattatgttatcagttggttattatgttattggcctggttaaaaaaaaataattcattgcAAAAGTAATAActgagccgataacgtaataatatattaatttcaatgtacagtacaggccaaaagtttggacacaccttctcattcttcgcattttctttattttcatgactatttacattgtagattctcgctgaaggcatcaaaactatgaatgaacacatgtggaattatgtacttaacaaaaaagtgtgaaataactgaaaacatctcttatattctagtctcttcaaagtagccacccttagctctgatgactgttttgcacattcttggcattctcttgatgagcttcaagaggtagtcacctgaaatgatttcctaacagtcttgaggaagttcccagagatgcttagcacttgttggcccttttgccttcactctgcggtccagctcaccccaaaccatctcgattgggttcaagtccggtgactgtggaggccaggtcatctggcgcagcactccatcactctccttcttggtcaaatatccctcacacggcctggaggtgtgtttggggtcactgtcctgttgaaacataaatgatggtccaactaaacgcaaaccggatggaatggcatgtcacttcaggatgctgtggtagccatgctgattcaggttgccttcaatcttgaataaatccccaacagcgtcaccagcaaagcacccccacaccatcacaagtaatgatggccactcgtttgtctttacttagctgattggttctcgccataatatgtattctaacagttgtccaatagggctgtcagctgtgtatcaacctgacttctgcacaacacaactgatggtcccaaccccatcaataaggcaagaaattccactaagtaaccctgacaaggcacagctatgaagtgaaaaccattttaggtgactacctcttgatgctcatcaagagaatgccaagggtgtgcaaagcagtcatcagagctaagggtggctactttgaagaaactagaatataagagatgttttcagttatttcacacttttttgttaagtacataattccatgtgttcattcatagttttgatgccttcagtgagaatctacaatgtaaatagtcatgaaaataaagaaaatgcgaagaatgagaaggtgtgtccaaacttttggcctgtactgtatataagtttaatttatctctctctctctctctctctctcgctctctggaAGCACACACGTTTGCAAACATAGCCAATATTACATATTTATGACATTTATGACATGTAACTCACTGTTGAagatcataattttttttcactgttaacgctgtaaagtctgaaccattaaatcattgacagaaaattccaattatttaaaactggagcctttattggtccttccgaacaccggaaaaaaaaaaaaaaaaaatcaaatgctaATTTCCATGCATGTGGttcagtttgtatcatatttgatacattgtgtctcagtgctcaaatactattatttttgaacaaacacaaacataatataacaaaaacatatgtaacaaactggtaattccaaACATTCACAACAATATTTTCCAGTGCTACTGTCATGCAGCAATGAGAAATCAAATGAGAAAaaggattatctgtgtattgcatgtatctaattgtatacatcaggtttttcaagaaaaagaaataccacactgatcattTTGAGGACTTCAAAactacgtttggtgttatagtgGTTTGATTTCCCAAAgttgaccactagatggcagtggtgtgacattgactttcttcagttgtccaaacttcctttcttcctttctggTACACATATTGAAAGGTAATCACTTATCAATTTTCTTTAGTGagcagttcattttgttgaaatttttgCATATACCACAAACAATCTTATATATTTAGAGCAAGAGGATATAACATTATTGAGAGTGTACTCAAAGTTAACTGACTATGCCTAGCTAACTGTTGGCATTATTAGCTATTATTGGCACTATAACTGTTGGGACTATTAgcattattaactattacagtttgataatatcagggggtataaacatttttaagggTTTGTCCCATATTTGATCTATTCAATTTATCCATTCCATTCCACAAAATTTACCAGAAGTCATCagctaagacacacacacacagatacagatgcacgcatgcatgcacgtgcacgcacatacatacacacacacttttctacAAAAATGTTTATAGCCCCCAtatattatcaaactgtaatagttaataactctaataactagccaacatttagctaggtatagtcagttaactttgaatacactctcAGTAATGTTATATCCTCTTGTATTAAATTGATAAGATTATACgtggtatatgcaagaatttcaacaaaattaACTTCACCAAAGAAAATTGATCACTGATTACCTTTCAACATGTGTGCTAGTAAGGAAGCAACAAAGTTTGGACAACTGAATAAAGTCATTGTCACACCATTGCCCTCTAGTGGTTAATTATAGGAAATCAAAAAATccttaactgaaaaaaaatgactatcttcaagagtgagttacatgtcataaatgtcatacatatttcatatcataccattGTATATGTTTGTAAACGTGTGTGCTTCCACTTCGTTTGGAGATAgcttgaaaggctaaggagcagcagacaggactagagatcattttaaccatcaagttaaatagacaaatacatggagaggggggggggggggggggggattttatcacagttatatctaataaatgaaacttaaatacaatgatatgaatatattattacattattggctcagttattacatttgcagagaattttttttttttttttttaccaggccaatgaCGTAATAACCgatcgataacgtaataaattattacgttattggccagttattacgttattggcctaatacatttataaaatggcatatttattacgttatgggtcgttattatgttattggcttctacatggcCCAAATTCTGTCATACAAATGACCAAATTAGTTAGTGTAAACTCTGGTGAGGACTGCTAAATAAAGCATTCCAAAAACGCCCTATTTTTCCTTATCATGAGATGTCTTTGCAGCTTACATCACCCTTTGCCCACCCTTTGGACCCCTGGACCACAAGGTTGAGGCCTGCTTTCTGTAACAGTGACAGGCCCTAGTGTTGGCTGGAGGACAAGAGACTTAGCTGTCCTAACCTGGGATGATAAAGTCAATAGTCAAAACCTGCTTTCTGTCCAGTCAGGTATCTTATTTACATTTGATAACAGTATACAGTATCTATATGACTCACAGTTCACAAATTGGGGGTCCATGTGGATAGTCAGTCATTGTTACACAACCTGATGGAGGCTTCCCATGTGTACACAGATcctgttggctttttttttttttctttgtttcatggCAACACTTTTCAGGCTTTTCACTTCTGAGGGGACAACAATCATGTAAATGAGATATGGGTTAATAAATACATAAGCATGCCTCGCACAACTACACATGTGGTCAAGACATCCCACTGATGTATGGTAAATTTCTTTGGACTCAGTAAATAGGATGTAAATATTTATGGCAAgctgaaataaaattttaaatgttttaacctCTTCAAACATTGTTGATAACATAACATACTGAATCATGGGAAATATGGATCATGCAGTGAGTGTGAACAGGACTGATGTGACTGACATGCATCCCTGTTATGAAATGGATCATTTCAATTACAAATGGGCAAGCAGTCCTTCCATCACATGTGTGATGTTGAATGTTTTCCTTGCAATACTGGCTATTGTTACTGTATGTGGGAACCTTCTTGTAATAATCTCAGTCATTTATTTCAAACAGCTCCATACTCCTCCAAACTACCTTATTCTGTCTCTGGCTGTGGCTGATCTACTTGTTGGAGTTACAGTCTTTCCTCTCAGCATGGCATTCTCTGTTAGCTCATGTCTGCATCATGGACACTTATTTTGCAAAGTCCGGGGAAGCTTTGATATTTCACTGAGCACATGTTCTATTCTAAACCTATGCTGTATTTCTATTGACAGATATTATGCAGTGTGTCAGCCTCTGATATATAGAACTAAAATAAATGACCATGTTGTTACGATTTTGATTCTGGTGAGTTGGGCTCTTTCGGTTTTAATTGGAATAGGTTTAATTATTGCTAGATTAAACAATGGAAAATGTGAAAAGAGGTGCTTAGTTGATGACATTATGGCAAATACAGTTGGacctgttttatcattttatcttCCAGTGATCATAATGCTTTGTATCTACTTTAAGATTTTTGTTGTTGCTCTAAAACAGGTTCGAAGCATCCAGAACACAAAGTCTGGAGGAACTTCCAGTAAGATGGAGAGAAAAGCAACTAAGACTTTGGCAGTTGTCTTAGGAGTTTTTCTTGTCTGTTGGACTCCTTTTTTTCTGACTAAAAACACAACCCCAGTTCCTGTGATTGAAGCACTTAACTGGCTCACATTGTCAAATTCAATGCTCAATCCATTTATTTATGCTTTCTTTTACAGCTGGTTCAGATCAGCTTTCAGAATGCTAATCTCTGGAAAAATATTTCAAGGTAATTTTGCTAACTCTAAACTGCTTTGATTTGCTTCCTGGTCTGCAGAAATGTGCTGCTATTAAAGTTAATGTTTAGAAATAAGATTGAACTTGAGTCATATCTATGCATGTACCACTCTATCAAATTAACTCTTACTTGGTTTTAATTGAAATCTGAGCTTTGTGTATTAAAATCCATTAAAGCAGAGCATGATTTAATGAGTTTGGTCATATAGTTACCTTTATTAGATAGCActgctgtagttgtggttaatgaAGTGCACTAACAATTAGGATGACCATGTTTTCATTTCCAAAAAAGAGGACATTCCGCTCCCCCTTGAGATACTTAAATGATCACACGCTATGTAAGTACTGTAGTATTCTGGGCAAAGAGCCCAAAACCCAATAAAGCatataaataacaaaatatttcagtgaaacaggctgcttgcaattattttattattctagtTGTGAAagtgtcattaaagctgctgtgagtatgtgcttgtgtctttttttttccaggactacTTCTACtttctttggggtttttttctcatttgtcttgtccagcatcctaacagcagaatggtagtctggctgccttttggtgctgaacaaatttgctttaccaagggtaacttcataaagtaaatGAAGCTcctcttgatattctactgtatttattatgagttttgttgaaccacatttcgctgccggacctgacatgggggggcatgagagaagaaggtggcgaagaccctcacaagaaagtatcaacaatacaaaaagtaacaaccatgatgataattataatggtaacagtaactacaaccagaactgagtaaactgggcagaagagagagaaaaaaaaagaaaagaaaaacaaaactacaaaaaatacaataaaatacataagacctattaaatgatgaatataagaaaagaaggcatgaacagaatatcatataccatgttcgcacaaataataccagtagcaaataataccagcaacaaataacaccagtaacaaataatatcattaacaaatccacacaacaacagttgttcacattaatctgctgtgacagagtgaacaaggcaaagagaAATAGATGAAGAACACGGGCATGCAAtcgcaaccgcactccctccaaggatcaggaaccgacaaagagggccccaaggcctggccaaccagcagacaccacagagagggctGCCCCCCCAAGAGGCGATAGTGTGTCCGCCCCGAAGATGGACAAGGGAGGCCCctgccagaggccccacagcagccgagcacaggccccagggggccagggacgccagctgcCACCCCCCTGCTGGGGGCAGGTCACCCAGGGGCAAGCAAGGCACCGGTCCCCGAGCACCACAAGCTCAGGAGCCACCCATccccccgggcaggggtcccacccagcacaccaggcggccaggccggcccagacagCCACCCGCCGTGGGCCAGCGCTCAacccgatgccacagccaagtgCCCTGGGGGCCCACCCCCATCCCTGCCCCCCGTCCTACAAAGCTCAACCCCCTCCAGTcccccacacaagcatatgcacacacacccactgacacccagacacacacaccacccatcccacatgtttgaCCATTCACACACCCGcacccacatgcacaaacacctccacccatgcccatacacccacctacccacatgcacgcccacacgcacacatctacatgtacacacacacgcccacacatgtacccacaacCATCAACAGtccctcccacccacctgcacgCACCAGATACATGTATCTGGAGTGCCGCCACCACCCCCGGCAGCGAGCAGCACCGCCGTGAGTTCCCCCAAGGCGCGGCACCGAAGCGCAGACAACAGGAGCCCAGAgcggcaacaccagccgccaggaaccccaccgcAGTCCACCAGCCCaccagcaaccgccacacccccaatgcacgcacacacacatctcCCCTGGTCCCGACACGTCCTGCGCCGGGCAAGAAGGCAGCCAGcccgggcccccccaccccctgaccACAATCCTCatgcgcacacatcattcatcagagggTGGCACCCCCCAGGCAATCCAGCCAGGTGAGTCCCA
It contains:
- the LOC115415190 gene encoding trace amine-associated receptor 1-like, with translation MDHAVSVNRTDVTDMHPCYEMDHFNYKWASSPSITCVMLNVFLAILAIVTVCGNLLVIISVIYFKQLHTPPNYLILSLAVADLLVGVTVFPLSMAFSVSSCLHHGHLFCKVRGSFDISLSTCSILNLCCISIDRYYAVCQPLIYRTKINDHVVTILILVSWALSVLIGIGLIIARLNNGKCEKRCLVDDIMANTVGPVLSFYLPVIIMLCIYFKIFVVALKQVRSIQNTKSGGTSSKMERKATKTLAVVLGVFLVCWTPFFLTKNTTPVPVIEALNWLTLSNSMLNPFIYAFFYSWFRSAFRMLISGKIFQGNFANSKLL